TTCGATTCTCCGCCAAGCCGGGTACAAGGGCACGATTGACATTGAAGGCTGGCATGATCCCGTTTACCGTGACGAGCTGGAGATGATGGGGCAGGTCCACGCACTGAATTATCTCAAAACCTGCCGGGGCGGCAGCTTCGTCCCGAATCCGGTCTGACTTGGGGCGGGGGGTAAGCTATGACTGCTGATTATCGTGTTGTTGTTGCGGGCTGCGGGGCGATGGCGAATGAATGGATAAGCTATGCGCTGAACCATGCCGGTATTGAGATAGTTGCGCTTGTAGATATCCGGCGGGAATCCGCAGTGGCGATGGCTGCAAAGCACGGGCTAACCTGTCCGGTGTACACAGAGGTATCCCAGGCAATTGCCGATACGGGGGCGAGTGTGGTGTTCGATGTAACCGTTCCCGCAAGCCATTACAGCGTAGCCCGCACGGCGCTTGAAGCCGGGTGTCATGTCTTTGCCGAGAAGCCGCTGGCGGAGACTATGGCAGAGTGCAACGAGATTGTGGAACTGGCCAGGCGTACAGGGTTGAGCCATGCGGTGATGCAGAACCGCCGGTATGATCCGCGTATCCGCTCGCTGCGCCAGCTTATTGAGTCAGGCACAATCGGTCGGATAGGTTATGTGGGCGCCAGCTTTTTCCTTGCACCGCATTTCGGCGGCTTCCGGGATCAGATGGACAGCCCGCTGCTGCTGGATATGGCGATTCACACCTTCGATCAGGCCCGGTTCATCAGCGGTGCTGATCCTGTAAGCGTATATTGCCAGGAGTTCAATCCGCCCGGCTCGTGGTATCAGGGGAATGCGGCGGCGGTCTGTATTTTTGAGATGTCGGACGGATCGGTGTTCTGTTATCAGGGCTCCTGGTGTGCCGAAGGTGCACCTACCTCATGGGAAGCCTCCTGGCGGGTTCAGGGAGAGCGGGGGGCAGCCATCTGGGATGGCCGGGAGATGCCGTATGCCGAGGTGCTGCCCGCCGATCTGCCTACGGGGCAATTCCTCCATGACTACGTGCGGGTGGAGGGACCGGAGGTGCAGATGGAGAAGACCTTCCATCAGGGCTGCCTCGACGAGATGTTCCGTTCGCTGGCTGAGGGACGGCCCGCCGAGACGGATGGCCGCGATAACCGTTACAGTATGGCGATGGTGCTCGGCGCACTGGAGAGCGCACGGACCGGCCGCAAGCTGAGTATTGCGGAGTTTATGCAGAACGCTACATTAGTGTAAGAGGGGAGGAGGCAGCCGGGAGGCTGCTTTTTTCTCGAAATATAAGAATTTATGTTGCACACGATAACTTATCATTATATTTCTCGCTGAAACGATACCGTCCTTAAACAGAACGGCAAAGCCGTTTCCGCTTGTAGAGGTGGAAATTATGATTTTCTTCTGTTTTTAGAGGAATCCTGCAAAAAATGCAACATTACTGCCTAATAGAATTGGTTTATGCTGAAATCCTGCACGAAATGCAACAAATCCAACGATAACTTACTCTCATCACCGAAAATCCTGCAAATCATGCAACATTGTACCGCAGCCAGTAACCCTTAGAGAGAAATCTTGCAAAATGTGCAAGAATCTTCACCCGCTAGGGTAATTTTGTTCCGGATGTAGAAGCTGCTGGGACCTTGGATAGTTACATGAGTCCATAAGTGTCTGACATCAGTACATTCCAAATTTATGCAATCAAGATTAGACTGTGAACCAGATCATGCATTTAATATAAGGAGTGGTCTGGATGGAAGAAGCGATTAGAGTCGTGATTGGCAGCGGTGGAAGTACACATAACCAGGGGTGGCTGCATACGGAGGAGTCGGAGCTTAATCTGCTGCGGGAAGAACAGTGGTTTGCCCGATTCAAGAAAGGCTCCATCAGAGCGATCCTGGCTGAGCATGTCTGGGAGCATCTGACGTATGAGGAGGGGATACAGGCGGCAAGAATTTGCTATTCTTATCTGGCACCTGGCGGGTATATCCGCTGTGCTGTGCCGGACGGGTATTTTCCGGATGAAGCTTATCAGAAGATTGTACAGGTCGGGGGGCCGGGCCCCCTGGATCATCCGGCGGCGTCCCACCGTATCGTACATAATTACAATACCCTGAGAGGCGTGTTCACGGCTGGCGGTTTTGAGGTCAAACTGCTGGAATACTGTGATGAGACCGGAAGGTTTCACTTCAACTTTTGGGATGAGAAGGAGGGCTTTATTTATCGTTCTAAGCGCTTCGATCACCGTAATGCAGCAGGAAGGCTGGGTTTTGTCTCGCTGATTGTGGATGCCGTCAAAAAAAGCTGATCCCCGCAGCATACGCTGCATTGAGATCAGCCTTCAATCCACGCCCGCCGTTCCGGCCTAGAAGCCGCGGTATTGCGGTTCTTCCTTTTCCAGCTGAGTTACGCGGCCTTCCACCTGCTGAACGATCTGCTGGGTCTGCTCGGCGGCATTGGTGAACAGGGTCTTGGCCTCTTCATTCTGCGTTTCCATGGCGAATTGCTCCAGGCTGGCCTGGGCGCTTTTGAGCGAAGCCACGCAGGTCTTCACTTGTGATGCAACAGTCATCGTGTCTGTCCTCCCTTCTTTGGACGTTGAAATCATAGAGGATAGTGTCCTCCATTCATAACTTTCATATGCTGGGAATTATATGCATCCGGAAACTTGGTTAACCTCCCCGGCGCTGACAAATACTGATGATGAATAATAAAGCTGGGGGGATAAGAATGCCAGAATCATTAGAGGTGATCCTGCGGACTTTGTTTGCGGTGGTCGTCTTGTTTTTTCTCACTAAAGTTCTGGGAAAGCGGCAGGTGTCGCAGCTGTCGTTCTTTGAGTACATTACAGGAATTACGATAGGCAGCCTGGCGGCGTATATCTCGCTGGATACGGACAAAACCTGGCATCTCGGCCTAATCGCGCTGGTCGTATGGGTCGGCTGCTCCCTGCTGATTGAGTTCCTGCAGATCAAGAGCAAGAAGGCCCGGGATTTCATTGACTTCAAATCGACCGTACTGATTCAGGACGGCAAGATTCTGGAGGATAATATGAAAAAAGAGCGCCTGAGCACGGACGAGCTGCTGGAGGAGCTGCGCAAGAAGGATGTCTTCAAACTGGCCGATGTTGAATTCGCTATAATGGAGTCGGACGGGGCGATTAACGTACTCCAGAAGAAGGAGAATCTGCCCCTGACCGCCAAGGATCTTGGGGTTAAGGTAGCTCCGGAGAAAGAGACGCTTGCTGTCATCATGGACGGTGAGATTATGGACGAATCGCTGGACAGCATGAATCTCTCCAGAGCATGGCTTCAAGGTGAGCTTGAAAAAATGAATCTGACCGTAAAGGATGTATTCCTCGGCCAGGTGGATTCGTATGGTGAGCTGACCGTGGATCTGTATGCGGATAATGTGAAGGTGCAGCAGCCTCAGGATAAGCCTCAGCTCTATGCGCTGCTGAAGAAATGCGAGGCCGATCTGGAGCTGTTCAGCCTGTCCACGAAGAATAAGGCAGCCAAGCAGATGTACGGCAAATGCTCGGAGCAGATGCAGGAGCTGCTGCAGCAGCTGAAGCCTTTTATCCAGAACTGACGGCTGCCTCAAGCAAAAAGAACCGGGTTTCCCGGTTCTTTTTGCTTGCACTGGAATAAATTCAGTAGGGGCTGGAACACTAAGAAACAACTAGCTCGGAAGGAGGCCGGCAGTATGCCAGAACCAGACATTCTTCAGCTTGTCAGGGAGCAGCTTACCGATTGCAGTGACGCGGTGTATCAATCGATCCGTATATACGGACATCTCTGTATGTTGGTCTATATCCCCTCAATAGTAGATATGCACAATCTTCAGGAATTCATTACAACCCCGTTAAAGTCTGAATCGGACTCCAAACGGGACTGGCCGGATTTCATAGAACGGCTGGAGCTGGGATCTGCATTCGCTGTGCCGTATATGAAGTCTTATCACCCTGAACGTGCAGCAGAACGGATCGTCAGCGGGAACCCGGTGCTGTGTATTGAAGGGCTGCCGTATGTTTATTACTTTGATATCGTTCGTTACCAGAAAAGAGCGGTATCCGAATCACAGAATGAATTAGTAGTCATCGGTCCCCAGGAAGCTTTCATAGAAGACATTCATACGAATCTCTCTTTGCTGCGTCACAAAATTAAACACCCAGGACTTAAAACCAAACACTTCACGGTTGGAAAATATACAAAAACAGATATTTATCTTGTCTATATTGAAGGTCTATGCAAGCCTGAAATTCTGTCTGAACTGGAGGAGAAGCTGAGCCATTTTTCAATTGACGGTATTTTAGGCATCAGCTACCTGGCAGAACATATTCAGCAGAAACATTTTTCTCCTTTTCCTGTTTACCAATATACCGAGCGGCCTGATTCAGTAGCAGCTTCATTGATGGAAGGAAGGGTCAGTATTCTGCAGGACGGTACGCCGTCTGCCTTGCTGGCACCCGTAACATTCTTTGCGTTGCTGCAATCCTCCGAGGATTACTACCAGAGCTTCTATGCCGGCAGCTGGATCAGAATGGTCCGTCTTGCGTTCTCTCTAATATCCATGCTGCTCCCGGCGTTATATGTAGCAATAACCACCTTTCACTCCCAGATCATACCGTCTGATCTATTGATTACGATTGCTTCTGCCCGCGAGAATATTCCCTTCTCCGCACTGACAGAGGCGCTGATTATGGAGCTTACATTCGAAGCCCTGCGCGAAGCAGGAACGCGGATTCCGAAGCCGGTGGGCCAGACTGTCTCTATTATTGGAGGTATTGTCATTGGGCAGGCTGCTGTGCAGGCGGGGATCGTCTCTGCACCAATGGTTATTGTTGTCTCTATAACAGGGATCGCTTCCTATATCATTCCGCATCTTGAACTTGGCTTAGCCTTCAGGCTGCTTCGGTTTCTGCTGCTTGTGTTGGGGGGCACGATGGGATTGCTTGGCGTGTTTTGTGCTGTTTTTGTTATATACGGACATCTGACTAATCTTAAGTCATTCGGTACACCGTTTCTGCAGCCTATAGCACCACTGGTAATGAAGGACTGGAAGGACACCCTCATTCGTGTACCGTCCCAATATATGAAGCAGCGGAGTACCTCTTACACTAACACTGCA
This region of Paenibacillus sp. FSL K6-1096 genomic DNA includes:
- a CDS encoding Gfo/Idh/MocA family oxidoreductase, with the protein product MTADYRVVVAGCGAMANEWISYALNHAGIEIVALVDIRRESAVAMAAKHGLTCPVYTEVSQAIADTGASVVFDVTVPASHYSVARTALEAGCHVFAEKPLAETMAECNEIVELARRTGLSHAVMQNRRYDPRIRSLRQLIESGTIGRIGYVGASFFLAPHFGGFRDQMDSPLLLDMAIHTFDQARFISGADPVSVYCQEFNPPGSWYQGNAAAVCIFEMSDGSVFCYQGSWCAEGAPTSWEASWRVQGERGAAIWDGREMPYAEVLPADLPTGQFLHDYVRVEGPEVQMEKTFHQGCLDEMFRSLAEGRPAETDGRDNRYSMAMVLGALESARTGRKLSIAEFMQNATLV
- a CDS encoding DUF421 domain-containing protein, whose amino-acid sequence is MPESLEVILRTLFAVVVLFFLTKVLGKRQVSQLSFFEYITGITIGSLAAYISLDTDKTWHLGLIALVVWVGCSLLIEFLQIKSKKARDFIDFKSTVLIQDGKILEDNMKKERLSTDELLEELRKKDVFKLADVEFAIMESDGAINVLQKKENLPLTAKDLGVKVAPEKETLAVIMDGEIMDESLDSMNLSRAWLQGELEKMNLTVKDVFLGQVDSYGELTVDLYADNVKVQQPQDKPQLYALLKKCEADLELFSLSTKNKAAKQMYGKCSEQMQELLQQLKPFIQN
- a CDS encoding DUF1657 domain-containing protein, which translates into the protein MTVASQVKTCVASLKSAQASLEQFAMETQNEEAKTLFTNAAEQTQQIVQQVEGRVTQLEKEEPQYRGF
- a CDS encoding spore germination protein, translating into MPEPDILQLVREQLTDCSDAVYQSIRIYGHLCMLVYIPSIVDMHNLQEFITTPLKSESDSKRDWPDFIERLELGSAFAVPYMKSYHPERAAERIVSGNPVLCIEGLPYVYYFDIVRYQKRAVSESQNELVVIGPQEAFIEDIHTNLSLLRHKIKHPGLKTKHFTVGKYTKTDIYLVYIEGLCKPEILSELEEKLSHFSIDGILGISYLAEHIQQKHFSPFPVYQYTERPDSVAASLMEGRVSILQDGTPSALLAPVTFFALLQSSEDYYQSFYAGSWIRMVRLAFSLISMLLPALYVAITTFHSQIIPSDLLITIASARENIPFSALTEALIMELTFEALREAGTRIPKPVGQTVSIIGGIVIGQAAVQAGIVSAPMVIVVSITGIASYIIPHLELGLAFRLLRFLLLVLGGTMGLLGVFCAVFVIYGHLTNLKSFGTPFLQPIAPLVMKDWKDTLIRVPSQYMKQRSTSYTNTANKRRQKP
- a CDS encoding SAM-dependent methyltransferase, translating into MEEAIRVVIGSGGSTHNQGWLHTEESELNLLREEQWFARFKKGSIRAILAEHVWEHLTYEEGIQAARICYSYLAPGGYIRCAVPDGYFPDEAYQKIVQVGGPGPLDHPAASHRIVHNYNTLRGVFTAGGFEVKLLEYCDETGRFHFNFWDEKEGFIYRSKRFDHRNAAGRLGFVSLIVDAVKKS